From the genome of Candidozyma auris chromosome 2, complete sequence, one region includes:
- the KIS2 gene encoding Kis2p, with protein sequence MGNNTSSTRKSAAAVRHSGGVRKSGQSQNAHQILEEEFSDLILHEVKRQKQEQSVALSTGHSHSADDSEPSNKHFTNDLIEDEFNELSDGILGTDQGEVQRNILPTNGECDSDSEAASSGDNAFREKVMNKSQIQSQRQNQNNYYVRVPSETNSMASGYENDGSSDNCNMDVDADATHENSISGDHNASAKESSSESQKSSLNDLSKIDFTRVAAPAAARHPFRPPQHRNTSGSASPFRRNDSMQSVTSTRSQNRSPALQETDNYAGEYGGGSGTAPAGKSVPVEIKWVNSNRENITKVSIIGSFSNWRDVIKLKPSAARPNEFSATIGLPLGVHKLLYIINNEYRVSESLPTATDQEGILFNWFEILDPQRLFNNSQKQQSRNDASTAFDANIIQVAGQHDTYAIQQKSNSFLAKVSKEAKDTANFEHVEHAPEEPEKYESYNERLSFLNDDQASRDPHEYSSEIPEMFVNYDYFKNKAPDYELPEPPQLPAHLNNVLLNKMSSNFQQNHAQNIPQVGAEVPSTSTISSTSTPSSNSKRPPLRRADSSYYASNSEALHLSIPNHVILNHLMTTSIRNDVLTVACITRYSGKFVTQIMHSPADTEQL encoded by the coding sequence ATGGGTAACAACACGTCATCCACGCGGAAATCAGCAGCCGCAGTGCGCCATTCAGGCGGCGTCCGCAAGCTGGGCCAAAGTCAGAACGCCCACCAGatcttggaggaggagttcAGCGACTTGATTCTCCACGAGGTCAAGagacagaaacaagaacagAGCGTGGCGCTTTCCACGGGCCACTCGCATTCTGCCGATGACCTGGAGCCGTCAAACAAGCACTTCACAAATGACTTAATTGAGGACGAGTTCAACGAGTTGAGCGATGGCATCTTGGGCACCGACCAGGGAGAAGTTCAGAGAAACATCTTGCCCACAAACGGAGAGTGCGATCTGGATCTGGAAGCTGCGCTGAGTGGCGACAATGCGTTTCGAGAAAAAGTGATGAATAAAAGCCAAATACAAAGCCAGCGCCAAAACCAGAACAATTACTATGTGAGGGTGCCAAGCGAAACTAACAGTATGGCTTCGGGCTATGAAAACGATGGCAGTAGCGACAATTGCAATATGGACGTGGACGCAGATGCCACACATGAAAACTCCATTTCAGGCGACCACAATGCGTCGGCCAAGGAGAGCTCCTCTGAGAGCCAGAAGAGCCTGCTCAACGACTTGTCCAAGATAGATTTCACCAGGGTCGCAGCGCCAGCAGCTGCTAGGCATCCCTTTCGTCCTCCTCAACACCGGAACACCTCAGGTTCTGCCAGTCCGTTCCGTCGTAATGACTCAATGCAGAGTGTGACACTGACCAGATCTCAAAACAGGTCTCCAGCGCTTCAAGAAACCGACAATTACGCCGGCGAATATGGAGGCGGCTCCGGCACGGCCCCCGCGGGCAAGTCTGTGCCCGTAGAGATCAAATGGGTCAACTCGAACCGAGAGAACATCACTAAAGTCTCCATCATCGGGTCCTTCTCCAACTGGCGCGAtgtcatcaagctcaagcCGCTGGCGGCTCGGCCCAACGAGTTTTCCGCCACTATTGGCTTGCCCTTGGGCGTGCACAAGTTACtctacatcatcaacaacgagTACAGAGTGTCGGAGCTGTTGCCCACAGCCACGGATCAAGAGGGCATTTTGTTCAACTGGtttgaaattcttgatcCCCAGAGGCTCTTTAACAACTCCCAAAAACAGCAGTCTCGCAACGATGCTCTGACGGCTTTTGATGCCAATATCATTCAGGTCGCGGGTCAGCACGATACTTATGCCATTCAACAGAAGCTGAACTCTTTTCTCGCCAAAGTGTCTAAAGAGGCCAAGGACACCGCAAATTTTGAGCATGTGGAGCACGCACCTGAGGAGCCGGAAAAGTATGAATCTTATAACGAACGTCTATCGTTTTTGAATGACGATCAGGCATCTCGTGATCCTCACGAGTACCTGTCAGAGATCCCCGAGATGTTTGTCAATTATGACtacttcaaaaacaaggCTCCTGACTATGAATTGCCAGAACCACCGCAGCTTCCAGCCCACCTCAACAACGTGCTCTTGAACAAAATGCTGTCGAACTTTCAACAGAACCATGCACAGAATATTCCCCAAGTTGGTGCGGAGGTACCTTCCACGTCTACAATAAGTAGCACATCAACACCCTCATCCAATTCCAAACGCCCTCCGTTGCGTCGTGCGGACAGCTCCTACTACGCGTCCAACTCTGAGGCTCTTCACCTTCTGATCCCCAACCACGTGATTTTGAACCATTTGATGACCACCTCCATTCGAAACGACGTACTTACCGTGGCCTGCATCACCCGGTATTCAGGAAAGTTTGTCACTCAGATCATGCACCTGCCCGCTGACACAGAGCAGTTATag
- the RVS162 gene encoding Rvs162p, with the protein MSWTGLKKAINRAGNHVLLKAGQIDETVDIEFDYEEKRFRAMEEASTKLHKDLRRYKETLTSLAGAQQNVSDVLAGFYGSEAKCVAKEYQQATKAIRNETLQELGEPFFQTVLNPIDRFNSYYVDMNEAIKKRAHKKLDYDSLRSKVRKLSENPEKDPAREIKLKDTRVQLSSAEEVYNRLNAQLKADLPRLMDLRISYLNPSFEAFVKLQLRYFSENHRHLNEVKKKLDARTRADYKNGKMEKRLDEILSKVKELNVAN; encoded by the coding sequence ATGTCCTGGACtggcttgaagaaggcaaTCAACAGAGCAGGCAATCACGTTTTGCTCAAAGCAGGTCAGATCGATGAAACAGTCGACATCGAGTTCGACTACGAGGAGAAGCGGTTCCGTGCAATGGAGGAAGCGTCCACAAAGCTACATAAAGATCTTCGGCGGTACAAGGAAACCCTCACTTCCTTAGCAGGGGCCCAGCAAAATGTGAGTGACGTTCTAGCAGGCTTTTACGGGCTGGAAGCGAAATGCGTGGCGAAAGAGTATCAGCAAGCGACAAAGGCCATCAGGAACGAGACACTCCAAGAGTTAGGTGAGCCGTTTTTCCAAACCGTGCTCAATCCAATTGACCGGTTCAATTCGTATTACGTCGATATGAAtgaggccatcaagaagagagcgCACAAAAAGCTTGACTACGACTCGCTTCGCAGCAAGGTCCGCAAGCTCTCGGAGAACCCAGAGAAGGACCCGGCACGcgagatcaagttgaaggataCTCGTGTACAGCTATCTCTGGCAGAAGAGGTTTACAATCGTCTCAACGCTCAGTTGAAGGCAGACCTTCCACGGCTAATGGACCTCCGCATATCGTATCTAAACCCGCTGTTTGAGGCATTCGTGAAGCTACAGCTACGCTATTTCAGTGAAAACCACAGGCATCTCAatgaggtgaagaagaagttggatgCGAGAACGCGAGCCGACTACAAGAATGGGAAGATGGAGAAGCGACTCGACGAGATCCTCAGTAAGGTGAAGGAGTTAAACGTTGCAAATTAG